In Caballeronia insecticola, one DNA window encodes the following:
- a CDS encoding nucleotide sugar dehydrogenase, whose amino-acid sequence MCGLGYVGLPVAVAFARRFDVVGFDVDRRRIDTLRSGEDWTGEIERDVLNASTLRYTDNASDLSECNFFVVAVPTPVDEKCTPDFSLLVSACKTIGPVLRPGSIVVFESTVHPGATEEICGPELEKASGLRAGIDFKLGYSPERINPGDREHPLEKIVKIVSGQDDESADIIADVYGKIIDAGVHRASSIKVAEAAKVLENTQRDINIALMNEMSKICDLVGISTSEVLKAAGTKWNFLRFSPGLVGGHCIGVDPYYLTSKAQELGYQPEVILAGRRINDGMAAHVASKLVQMLARKHRLGRSTRVGILGMTFKEDVPDIRNSKVVDLYHALGDYGIEPIAFDPMADKSQMEHEYGITLADRSELSNLDVVILAVPHRVILKTFWNDLPLMIADGGMVCDLRSALDRSRLPSLIGYWAL is encoded by the coding sequence GTGTGTGGCTTGGGTTATGTGGGTCTTCCCGTGGCAGTGGCATTCGCCCGCCGTTTCGATGTGGTCGGCTTCGATGTCGATCGTCGCCGTATCGACACGCTGCGTAGCGGCGAAGACTGGACCGGCGAAATCGAGCGCGACGTGCTGAATGCATCGACGTTGCGCTACACCGACAACGCGTCGGATCTCTCCGAGTGCAATTTCTTCGTGGTGGCCGTGCCTACGCCCGTCGATGAAAAATGCACGCCCGACTTCTCGCTCCTCGTGAGCGCGTGCAAGACGATCGGCCCCGTGTTGCGTCCGGGCAGCATCGTGGTATTTGAATCCACCGTGCATCCGGGCGCCACAGAAGAAATCTGCGGACCGGAACTCGAGAAGGCGTCGGGTCTGCGCGCGGGTATCGACTTCAAGCTCGGTTATAGCCCCGAGCGTATCAATCCGGGCGATCGCGAGCATCCGCTCGAAAAGATCGTGAAGATCGTATCCGGACAGGACGATGAAAGCGCGGACATCATTGCCGATGTGTACGGAAAGATCATCGATGCGGGTGTGCATCGCGCGTCGTCGATCAAGGTAGCGGAAGCGGCCAAGGTGCTGGAGAACACGCAGCGCGACATCAACATCGCGCTGATGAACGAGATGTCGAAGATCTGCGATCTGGTCGGCATTTCGACTTCGGAAGTGCTCAAGGCAGCCGGCACCAAGTGGAACTTTCTGCGCTTCTCGCCGGGTCTCGTCGGCGGGCACTGCATCGGCGTCGATCCGTACTATCTGACCTCGAAGGCGCAGGAACTCGGCTATCAGCCGGAAGTGATTCTCGCCGGCCGGCGCATCAACGACGGCATGGCGGCACACGTCGCGTCGAAGCTGGTGCAGATGCTCGCGCGCAAGCACCGTCTCGGGCGTTCCACGCGTGTGGGCATCCTCGGCATGACCTTCAAGGAAGACGTGCCCGACATTCGCAATTCGAAAGTGGTCGATCTGTATCACGCGCTCGGCGACTACGGCATCGAGCCGATCGCCTTCGATCCGATGGCGGATAAAAGCCAGATGGAGCACGAGTACGGCATCACGCTGGCCGACCGGTCCGAGTTGTCCAATCTCGACGTCGTGATTCTCGCGGTGCCGCATCGCGTGATCCTGAAGACGTTCTGGAACGACCTTCCGCTCATGATCGCCGACGGCGGCATGGTCTGCGATCTGCGCTCCGCGCTCGACAGGTCACGCCTGCCGTCGCTCATCGGCTACTGGGCACTGTAA
- a CDS encoding tetratricopeptide repeat protein, translated as MSASKLLVSPVGTCRIHTPLRKGAARLPVKLSNARNYGFVHTSAEALQQLRFMFGQQSIPADVQTLVCRPGVSLDAYAKPHVAADLYIVELSSRKLLTVDGYPIQCNYMGRHFSDFFADRARSRKFWAMANIDMMAERRAWLEEEPVFKRLSPGDQNLLARILRRDQPDDEIERELREIAVLVGPERVVFVTHVDATTPDNVLIESRHRLIESVRASAQRIGVPCYDPTALMLEFGQVNALENGGLDLTHFTDAFAESLVSDWYRSFIAPRVFSKGIREDIGRATSRDVPVDDAHSIATAWEAGQLCTASKRVRAVLRASHGSADHRALLARMQWALGDYEGAIGLLDTERQDSGPNERLDLLLMRCHFELGQFEPARKLATAMLADEIETEELLRVSAVSATKLGDRHMALANWKRLFRVSQDGAEAATAVLDLLDASADREGAEEWAREVLIKLPSHDASFAWLWNRATGMNDHTGLMRLAEAPVSLSSAATLELARSAAARGFAVPAAMLSSAQRLSRSDDPEAVDWIARQAEQWLREGNAALHADGLPAAASRIQAGWLLDPMSDDAIRARRALERRMLLDARSAFVAGDHATVIALSNLALDTRTSFPYLDGLRGRTADALGDTHAALEHLRRAARAADAPVSIRMLLARVAVRAERYFEAIEALSQIAADPQADQTARDDAVSQITMLKGRSIRAARDMLARNEYEAAWALLDLVGEAGSVSTEIAPEKKRVIAALRARLRALDLSGNEERVAVAATILRLVPDDAVGLKAAASACMRLHRFADALPHWRALREQSEDVEQIDANIQKCLLWIDRAERHASASAHVAVAV; from the coding sequence ATGTCAGCGTCAAAGTTGTTGGTCAGTCCGGTCGGGACGTGTCGCATTCATACGCCGTTGCGCAAGGGTGCGGCGCGCCTGCCGGTGAAACTCTCGAACGCGCGCAACTACGGTTTCGTGCACACCAGTGCCGAAGCGCTGCAGCAGTTGCGCTTCATGTTCGGCCAGCAGTCGATTCCCGCTGACGTGCAGACGCTCGTGTGCCGCCCCGGCGTTTCGCTCGACGCGTATGCGAAGCCGCACGTCGCGGCGGATCTGTATATCGTCGAGCTGTCGTCGCGCAAGTTGCTGACCGTCGACGGCTATCCGATCCAGTGCAACTACATGGGCCGCCATTTCAGCGACTTCTTCGCCGATCGCGCGCGCTCGCGAAAATTCTGGGCGATGGCGAACATCGACATGATGGCCGAGCGGCGTGCGTGGCTCGAAGAAGAGCCCGTGTTCAAGCGTCTTTCGCCGGGCGATCAGAATCTGCTGGCGCGCATTCTGAGGCGCGATCAACCGGATGACGAGATCGAACGCGAGTTGCGCGAGATCGCGGTGCTGGTCGGCCCCGAGCGCGTCGTGTTCGTCACGCATGTCGATGCAACGACGCCGGACAACGTGCTGATCGAATCGCGGCATCGTCTCATCGAAAGCGTGCGTGCCAGCGCGCAACGCATTGGCGTGCCGTGTTACGACCCGACCGCGCTGATGCTCGAATTCGGTCAGGTCAACGCGCTGGAGAACGGCGGGCTCGATCTCACGCATTTCACCGATGCCTTCGCGGAAAGCCTCGTTTCGGACTGGTATCGGAGCTTCATCGCGCCGCGCGTGTTCTCTAAGGGAATCCGCGAGGATATCGGGCGGGCCACGAGCCGCGACGTGCCGGTGGATGATGCACACAGCATCGCGACAGCATGGGAGGCCGGTCAACTGTGCACGGCCTCGAAGCGCGTGCGTGCGGTGCTGCGCGCCAGTCACGGAAGCGCGGATCATCGCGCCCTGCTTGCGCGCATGCAATGGGCGCTGGGCGACTACGAAGGCGCGATCGGCCTGCTGGATACCGAGCGTCAGGACAGCGGCCCGAACGAACGACTCGATCTGTTGCTCATGCGCTGTCACTTCGAGCTGGGCCAGTTCGAGCCGGCCCGGAAGCTCGCGACCGCGATGCTCGCCGATGAAATCGAGACCGAAGAACTGCTGCGCGTCAGCGCCGTATCGGCCACGAAGCTCGGCGACAGACACATGGCGCTGGCGAACTGGAAGCGTTTGTTCCGCGTGTCGCAAGATGGCGCGGAGGCCGCCACCGCCGTGCTCGATCTGCTCGATGCATCGGCCGATCGCGAAGGCGCCGAAGAATGGGCGCGGGAAGTGTTGATCAAGTTGCCGTCTCACGACGCGAGCTTCGCGTGGTTGTGGAATCGCGCAACAGGAATGAACGATCACACCGGTCTCATGCGTCTGGCGGAAGCGCCGGTCAGCCTGAGTTCCGCTGCCACGCTCGAACTGGCGCGGAGTGCGGCTGCGCGCGGCTTTGCGGTTCCTGCGGCCATGTTGTCCAGCGCGCAGCGTTTGTCGCGCAGCGACGATCCGGAGGCGGTCGACTGGATCGCCCGTCAGGCGGAGCAATGGCTGCGCGAAGGGAACGCCGCGCTGCACGCCGACGGTCTGCCGGCGGCGGCTTCCAGGATTCAGGCAGGCTGGCTGCTCGATCCGATGAGCGACGACGCCATTCGCGCCCGGCGCGCGCTCGAACGGCGCATGCTTCTGGACGCGCGCTCGGCCTTCGTGGCGGGCGATCATGCGACCGTGATCGCGTTGTCCAATCTCGCACTCGATACGCGCACGTCGTTCCCTTATCTCGACGGCCTGCGCGGCCGCACAGCCGATGCGCTCGGCGATACGCACGCGGCGCTCGAGCATCTGAGGCGTGCCGCGCGCGCGGCCGATGCGCCGGTATCGATCCGCATGTTGCTCGCGCGCGTCGCGGTGCGTGCCGAGCGTTATTTCGAAGCCATTGAAGCCTTGTCGCAGATTGCGGCCGACCCGCAGGCCGATCAAACCGCACGTGACGATGCCGTGAGCCAGATCACGATGCTCAAAGGGCGCTCCATCCGCGCCGCGCGCGACATGCTCGCGCGAAACGAGTACGAGGCGGCGTGGGCGCTGCTGGATCTCGTCGGCGAGGCGGGTTCCGTCAGCACGGAGATCGCGCCGGAGAAGAAGCGGGTCATCGCCGCGCTGCGTGCGCGCCTGCGTGCGCTCGATTTGTCCGGCAACGAAGAGCGCGTGGCCGTCGCGGCCACCATCCTCCGTCTGGTTCCCGACGACGCGGTCGGCCTGAAGGCTGCGGCTTCTGCATGCATGCGTCTGCATCGCTTCGCCGATGCGTTGCCTCACTGGCGTGCGCTTCGTGAGCAATCCGAAGACGTCGAACAGATCGACGCGAACATCCAGAAATGTCTGCTGTGGATCGACCGGGCAGAGCGCCACGCGTCGGCATCGGCGCACGTCGCGGTGGCAGTCTGA
- a CDS encoding glycosyltransferase, with the protein MSRARTRPRLRRTSEQTQTQTQTQTQTQTQTQTRDKIGEDELQRVRAELAQCAARASAGECAQSALASAREIARGHDGDVEVRYTLLTLEEMAVPAAVTLDRWSALLAEAPGHAAILRGYVLRLLKESKCDEARVVVDQHAPETLDEVRQGQTRAELLADLRAHDASDDLFRRLIERHDRRDTRVAFAKRLKKRGLLAQANAMLAPVAASFPPDSKAAQLAATLANDYAFYRRFESESGLADQDVRIVAMKYAILSFRDRVLPQPEPRRPKSIALLTGSLGPGGAERQLTRLACHLQKAATTACADDDAARPVGRVEVIVKQHAMHAAPQKGQRLDFFLSTLKDAGVAVTQINALPVVAASEQSIADADLLRMLQNLPATVHYGVTRIAPLFRERRFDVVSLWQDGTCLFGALAALLAGVPVIHLVFRGLPPNIRRERHRPEYAALFNALAMVPGVYFVCNSRTGAQAYAEWLGLPLERFRVLYNGVPELDVHGDESDIRRWEAFAHKTADATETIGGVFRLEPDKRPLSWIRLAAEYLKKRPRARFFIVGDGRLQQDAIDLANELGIADRLLFAGLSSHVGFWYSKMDAKVMLSRFEGLPNVLIEAQMLGVATLSTPAGGAAECFVDGVTGHLLECAEQPDLQSACEHLALLVDRCRAEASTRQHARDRARLLFSVNAMTSTFNELCFPDMDAAASSRPGDVRERPRVV; encoded by the coding sequence ATGAGCCGCGCGAGAACACGGCCTCGCCTGCGCCGCACGAGCGAGCAGACGCAGACGCAGACGCAAACGCAAACGCAAACGCAAACGCAAACGCAAACGCGAGACAAGATCGGCGAAGACGAACTGCAGCGCGTGCGTGCGGAACTGGCGCAATGCGCGGCGCGGGCGTCGGCGGGGGAATGCGCGCAAAGCGCCCTGGCGAGCGCACGGGAGATCGCGCGTGGGCACGACGGCGACGTCGAAGTGCGATACACGCTGCTGACGCTGGAAGAAATGGCCGTACCCGCTGCGGTGACGCTGGACCGGTGGTCCGCGTTGCTCGCCGAGGCGCCCGGTCATGCGGCCATTTTGCGCGGCTACGTGTTGCGTCTGCTCAAGGAGAGCAAATGCGACGAAGCGCGTGTGGTCGTCGACCAGCATGCGCCCGAAACGCTCGACGAGGTCCGCCAGGGTCAGACGCGCGCGGAACTGCTTGCCGACCTGCGGGCGCATGATGCCTCGGACGACTTGTTTCGGCGTCTGATCGAACGGCACGACCGGCGCGATACGCGGGTTGCTTTCGCCAAGCGCCTCAAGAAGCGCGGATTGCTGGCGCAGGCGAACGCGATGCTGGCGCCGGTTGCGGCTTCGTTCCCGCCGGACAGCAAGGCCGCGCAGCTGGCAGCCACGCTGGCGAACGATTACGCGTTCTACCGTCGCTTCGAAAGCGAGTCCGGTCTCGCCGATCAGGATGTCCGGATCGTCGCGATGAAGTACGCCATTCTGTCGTTTCGCGACCGCGTGTTGCCGCAGCCGGAGCCGCGTCGTCCGAAGTCGATTGCGTTGCTCACCGGCAGCCTCGGCCCGGGCGGCGCGGAACGCCAGTTGACGCGTCTCGCGTGTCATTTGCAGAAGGCGGCCACGACCGCATGTGCGGACGACGATGCAGCGCGCCCGGTGGGCCGCGTCGAGGTGATCGTCAAGCAACATGCGATGCACGCGGCCCCGCAAAAAGGCCAGCGGCTCGACTTCTTCCTGAGCACGCTCAAGGATGCGGGCGTTGCCGTCACGCAAATCAATGCGCTGCCGGTGGTCGCCGCGAGCGAGCAGAGCATCGCGGACGCCGATCTTCTGCGCATGCTGCAAAACCTGCCCGCGACGGTTCACTACGGCGTGACGCGAATCGCGCCGCTCTTTCGGGAGCGCCGCTTCGATGTCGTCAGTCTGTGGCAGGACGGCACCTGTCTGTTCGGCGCGCTGGCGGCGCTGCTGGCAGGCGTACCCGTGATCCATCTGGTGTTTCGCGGTTTGCCGCCGAACATCCGGCGCGAACGTCATCGGCCCGAATACGCGGCGCTTTTCAACGCGCTCGCGATGGTGCCCGGCGTCTATTTCGTCTGCAACAGCCGCACCGGCGCGCAGGCGTATGCGGAGTGGCTCGGCCTGCCGCTGGAGCGGTTTCGGGTGCTCTACAACGGCGTGCCGGAACTCGACGTCCATGGCGATGAAAGCGACATCCGGCGCTGGGAAGCGTTCGCGCACAAGACGGCCGACGCGACCGAGACCATCGGCGGCGTGTTCCGCCTCGAACCGGACAAACGTCCGCTGTCGTGGATCAGGCTTGCCGCCGAGTATCTGAAGAAGCGCCCGCGCGCGCGTTTCTTCATCGTCGGTGACGGGCGTCTGCAACAAGACGCGATCGATCTCGCGAACGAACTCGGTATCGCGGATCGGCTGCTGTTCGCCGGGCTGTCGTCGCATGTCGGCTTCTGGTACTCGAAGATGGACGCGAAGGTCATGTTGTCGCGCTTCGAAGGCTTGCCCAACGTGCTGATCGAAGCGCAGATGCTTGGCGTGGCAACGTTGTCGACGCCTGCGGGCGGCGCGGCCGAATGTTTCGTCGATGGCGTGACGGGACATCTGCTCGAATGCGCCGAGCAACCCGATCTGCAGTCCGCGTGCGAGCACCTGGCGCTGCTGGTCGATCGCTGCCGCGCGGAAGCATCGACGCGTCAGCACGCCCGCGATCGCGCACGCCTGTTGTTCTCGGTGAACGCGATGACCAGCACGTTCAACGAATTGTGTTTCCCGGACATGGACGCCGCTGCGTCCAGCCGCCCGGGCGATGTCCGCGAGCGCCCGCGCGTCGTTTGA
- a CDS encoding polysaccharide biosynthesis/export family protein, translated as MKSIGTLFQGFNFGRSRFAALMCVALTGAATLQGCTLPRSAPLQSEMNASSSDDNIRLVAMTPAIAGAGRGASRASFPAALRDALPLDSDRIAVGDGIEIVIWERDGLGVFPAGDNGASNLGELQVDSAGDIHLPYVGNVRAQGLTQPQLREAILRRLSRLVAASDVVVRATARKGQTVTVQGDLQKPGVYPLGRDLVRLSDLLGQAAPNQTNPEQLAISLRRGGAEGTIRLADVYQDPANDIALRPGDSIVAHNVVEQLTVLGATGVQGRIKLTKRNFSVLDAIGEAHGLNDTLANPRGVYLLRSAQAAGAATADMRPTVYQFDFTRPEQIMLAQSFAVHDGDAILVSDAPYSQVQKVLSAFGSTLGVARTATAF; from the coding sequence GTGAAATCGATCGGTACATTGTTTCAAGGTTTCAATTTCGGGCGCTCGCGCTTTGCGGCGTTGATGTGTGTCGCGCTGACGGGCGCCGCCACGTTGCAGGGATGCACGCTGCCGCGCAGCGCGCCCTTGCAGAGCGAAATGAACGCGTCCAGCTCGGACGACAACATTCGTCTCGTCGCCATGACGCCTGCCATCGCCGGCGCCGGCCGCGGCGCTTCGCGCGCGAGTTTTCCGGCGGCATTGCGCGACGCGCTGCCGCTCGACTCCGACCGCATCGCCGTGGGCGATGGCATCGAAATCGTCATCTGGGAGCGTGACGGGCTCGGCGTGTTTCCTGCCGGAGACAACGGCGCGTCGAATCTGGGCGAGTTGCAGGTCGATAGCGCAGGCGACATCCACTTGCCTTATGTCGGAAACGTGCGGGCGCAAGGACTCACGCAGCCGCAATTGCGCGAGGCGATCTTGCGACGCCTGAGCCGGCTCGTCGCGGCGTCGGATGTCGTCGTGCGTGCAACCGCGCGCAAGGGACAGACGGTCACCGTGCAGGGCGATCTGCAAAAGCCGGGCGTGTATCCGCTTGGCCGCGATCTGGTCCGTCTGAGCGATCTGCTCGGTCAGGCCGCGCCGAACCAGACCAACCCCGAGCAACTGGCCATTTCGTTGCGGCGCGGCGGTGCGGAAGGCACCATCCGGCTCGCGGACGTGTATCAGGACCCGGCCAACGACATCGCGCTTCGCCCCGGCGACTCGATCGTGGCGCACAATGTCGTCGAGCAACTGACCGTGCTCGGCGCAACGGGCGTGCAAGGGCGCATCAAACTGACGAAGCGCAATTTCAGCGTGCTCGACGCCATCGGCGAAGCACACGGCCTCAACGATACGCTGGCGAATCCGCGCGGCGTCTATCTGTTGCGCAGCGCGCAGGCCGCTGGGGCCGCGACCGCCGACATGCGTCCCACGGTCTATCAGTTCGACTTCACGCGTCCGGAGCAGATCATGTTGGCGCAGTCGTTCGCGGTGCATGACGGCGATGCTATCCTCGTGTCCGATGCGCCGTACTCGCAAGTCCAGAAGGTGCTGTCCGCATTCGGTTCGACGCTGGGCGTCGCGCGCACGGCCACGGCATTCTAA
- a CDS encoding ABC transporter permease codes for MSNEGRIKNWQARRQSGAYQPGAGAVEPTARSSHTSTPMPVTTLGRILDALSVSPHETPLERRRVYEMLQAEGIREALQASLDEALVDLQRRQWRTAIRLVEDDIRAGVDVFREGYAPAALASAEARLADAYAKHERRRVEQETRDARRRATRDDVALKIDLAPADAADLDVLRASANLLHARQRASHVCVGRSNPQALLPLLILQLQMIQGESRFALIWALVGPAVLLTLISSLYFLMGTHFVLGMDVPTFSLLGATTWIMFRQIIFRSSASYVSARGLLNLQGVTPLMGALVQSIIYLAIYMIVFAILIVAGHCFDIVTLPSNWAAFLCFVASMGMAGAAMGLIFGAIATEWRFFLKLGTALERLLEIFSSVFFVSEQLPEQYRAYVLWSPFAHGMQLLRSVYFDSYHSSDASLTYYVMSLVILVSVALGVERFARSNVQPM; via the coding sequence ATGAGCAACGAAGGCCGAATCAAAAACTGGCAGGCGCGGCGGCAGTCGGGCGCCTATCAGCCGGGTGCGGGCGCCGTCGAGCCCACGGCGCGTTCCTCGCACACGAGCACGCCGATGCCGGTCACGACGCTCGGGCGCATTCTCGATGCATTGAGCGTGTCGCCGCATGAAACGCCGCTCGAACGCCGCCGCGTATATGAAATGCTGCAGGCGGAAGGCATCCGCGAGGCGTTGCAGGCATCGCTCGATGAAGCGCTCGTCGATCTGCAAAGGCGGCAATGGCGCACCGCGATTCGGCTGGTCGAAGACGATATCCGCGCGGGCGTCGATGTCTTCAGAGAAGGCTATGCGCCTGCCGCGCTCGCGTCCGCCGAAGCGCGCCTGGCCGATGCCTATGCGAAGCACGAGCGTCGCCGCGTCGAGCAGGAAACACGCGACGCGCGACGGCGTGCGACGCGCGACGACGTCGCGTTGAAGATCGATCTCGCGCCGGCGGACGCCGCCGACCTCGACGTGCTCCGCGCCAGTGCGAACCTGCTGCATGCACGCCAGCGTGCGTCGCATGTCTGCGTCGGGCGCTCGAATCCGCAGGCCTTGTTGCCGCTGCTGATTCTGCAATTGCAGATGATTCAGGGCGAGAGCCGCTTCGCATTGATCTGGGCGCTTGTCGGGCCGGCCGTGCTGTTGACGCTGATTTCGTCGCTTTACTTTTTGATGGGAACGCACTTCGTGCTCGGCATGGACGTGCCGACGTTCTCCTTGCTGGGCGCGACGACCTGGATCATGTTCCGCCAGATCATTTTTCGCAGCAGCGCGAGCTATGTATCGGCGCGCGGCTTGCTGAATCTGCAAGGCGTGACGCCGCTCATGGGCGCGCTCGTCCAGTCGATCATCTATCTCGCGATCTACATGATCGTGTTCGCCATTTTGATCGTGGCCGGGCATTGTTTCGATATCGTCACCTTGCCTTCGAACTGGGCGGCGTTTCTTTGCTTCGTCGCGTCGATGGGCATGGCCGGCGCGGCGATGGGACTGATCTTCGGCGCGATCGCCACCGAATGGCGCTTCTTCCTGAAGCTCGGAACCGCGCTCGAACGCCTGCTCGAAATATTCAGCAGCGTGTTCTTCGTGTCGGAGCAACTTCCGGAGCAGTACCGTGCTTATGTGCTGTGGTCGCCGTTCGCACACGGCATGCAATTGTTGCGCTCAGTGTATTTCGACAGCTACCACTCGAGCGACGCGAGCCTGACCTACTATGTAATGTCGCTCGTGATTCTGGTGAGCGTCGCGCTTGGCGTCGAACGTTTCGCGCGCAGCAACGTTCAGCCGATGTGA
- a CDS encoding P-loop NTPase family protein — protein sequence MIHLNRVSDAPRLFGSQSPLLSQASVDIPRGRYALLSHTPERHRPLIDILAGLRPPREGVVEHRGRVSWPLGRQGFIRGKASGIRMIEFVCALHGIEPAACIDFVADMITRPEHLHVPMEHWPLYTRQEVSFALALAPDFDVYVIEGAIPFEPCRFTRLWLALFEERLVGRTLILSTYRQQQMADYCIKGLVYERSTLRIDDDLDACIRRFPSRQSRIESVDAADDASSDNNAYGSADF from the coding sequence ATGATCCATCTCAACCGGGTTTCCGATGCGCCCAGGCTCTTCGGTTCGCAGTCGCCGTTGCTCTCGCAAGCGAGCGTCGATATTCCCCGTGGACGTTACGCATTGCTGTCGCATACGCCGGAACGTCATCGTCCGTTGATCGACATTCTCGCGGGTCTGCGGCCGCCTCGCGAGGGCGTCGTCGAGCATCGGGGACGCGTGTCGTGGCCGCTCGGCCGTCAGGGCTTCATTCGCGGCAAGGCGAGCGGCATTCGCATGATCGAGTTCGTGTGCGCGTTGCATGGGATCGAGCCGGCGGCGTGCATCGATTTCGTCGCCGACATGATCACGCGCCCTGAGCATCTCCATGTACCGATGGAGCACTGGCCGCTTTATACGCGCCAGGAAGTTTCTTTCGCGCTCGCGCTCGCGCCCGACTTCGACGTCTATGTGATCGAGGGCGCCATTCCGTTCGAGCCGTGTCGTTTCACGCGACTGTGGCTCGCATTATTCGAGGAACGTCTCGTTGGCCGGACGCTGATCCTCTCGACTTACCGTCAGCAACAGATGGCGGACTACTGCATCAAAGGTTTGGTTTATGAACGAAGCACCCTTCGAATCGACGACGACCTCGACGCGTGCATCCGTCGATTCCCTTCACGCCAGTCGCGAATCGAATCCGTCGATGCAGCCGACGACGCCTCATCCGACAACAACGCCTACGGCTCAGCCGATTTCTGA
- a CDS encoding capsule polysaccharide export inner-membrane protein, producing MLALILAPVVLSLVYSSFIARPRYSAEARFSVRASTAQSPASNAASFLTSGDGSGLAAGFVDGWAVSDFLNSRDCMLQLDQKIGLRQRLAHSGFDIVNRLSVDASQDDLYRAYHAAVKVSYNMMEQVDVMKVSAYSPQDAAMISAALIDLAQDFVNRMDQKGVEDALKVSREAVALAQREAQAARAALTKWRVDNQNMDPAANAAMLLTLSGQIEAELSTAQLSLDKIRALGNPDHPMLAPTAAQVFALKQRLADVRQRMSGKGNTQATQLEQYEQLKNAQVFADSNLNAVQQGYQQAFTDTLKLQRYLTVISKPLPSDRPTSPDAFLLALEALAVGFALALFVKLATSVGRSFLRG from the coding sequence ATGCTTGCGCTGATTCTCGCGCCGGTAGTGCTGAGCCTCGTTTATTCGAGCTTCATCGCGCGGCCGCGTTACTCGGCGGAGGCGCGCTTTTCCGTGCGCGCGAGCACGGCGCAGTCGCCGGCGTCGAACGCCGCGAGCTTTCTCACTTCGGGCGACGGCTCCGGTCTCGCTGCGGGTTTCGTCGACGGCTGGGCCGTCAGCGATTTCCTGAATTCGCGCGACTGCATGCTGCAACTCGACCAGAAGATCGGCCTGCGTCAGCGGCTCGCGCATAGCGGCTTCGATATCGTGAACCGCTTGTCGGTGGACGCGTCGCAGGACGATCTTTATCGTGCATACCATGCCGCCGTGAAAGTCTCGTACAACATGATGGAACAGGTGGACGTGATGAAGGTGAGCGCGTATTCGCCTCAGGATGCCGCCATGATCTCGGCGGCGCTGATCGATCTCGCGCAGGACTTCGTCAACCGGATGGATCAGAAGGGCGTGGAAGATGCGCTCAAGGTAAGCCGCGAGGCGGTGGCGCTGGCGCAACGCGAAGCACAAGCAGCGCGCGCGGCGCTCACGAAATGGCGCGTCGACAATCAGAACATGGACCCCGCGGCGAATGCGGCCATGCTGCTGACGTTGTCCGGCCAGATCGAAGCGGAGCTGAGCACCGCGCAGCTCAGTCTCGACAAGATACGTGCGCTCGGCAATCCCGATCATCCGATGCTGGCGCCGACAGCCGCGCAGGTCTTCGCCCTGAAACAGCGCCTCGCCGACGTCCGCCAGCGCATGAGCGGCAAAGGCAACACGCAGGCGACTCAGCTCGAACAATATGAGCAATTGAAGAACGCGCAGGTCTTCGCCGACAGCAATCTCAACGCCGTGCAACAGGGCTATCAGCAGGCATTCACGGACACGCTCAAATTGCAGCGTTATCTCACCGTGATCAGCAAGCCTTTGCCCTCGGACCGTCCCACCAGTCCCGATGCCTTTCTGCTGGCGCTCGAAGCGTTGGCGGTCGGCTTCGCGCTGGCGCTGTTCGTCAAACTAGCGACGAGCGTCGGGCGTTCCTTCTTGCGGGGATAA